In Myxococcales bacterium, the genomic window CTGGTGTGAAGAAAGAATGCCGCTCGGCTCATGCCTGGACTCCGGCGAAAAGAACTGGGTCGAAGGGGGGAGTGTAATTCATGCGGTAGCTCGCGGCTATGCGAGGTCGCCCGGATAGCCAAATACCTCAACGAAGCTCCGGTGGGGCTCGAGCGCGAGGTCGGTCGAGGCGCTCAGCTCGCGCGCGCGATAACCCGTCGCAAACCCGAGGACAGTGACGTTCGAGCCCTCCACCGTGAAGCGGGCACGCCAGTCCTTCACAGCCAACGAGAAAGCATCCCCGGCGCGTTTGATCCGCCGATAGGGGTGCGGCGCCGGGCCCAGCGCAAGCGCAGCAGTCACGGGCGCGGTCAGGTCCAGGTCGTACCGAGACGCGAGAAAGGTGGCTTGCTCGGCCGCCCGCGGCGCGAAGCTGACCTCCCAGCGCGGTCCGGGATCTTGCTGGGCCTCCGCCTTCAGCCAGCCGGCGCCCGCGTCCGCCACCGCATCCGTGTAGGCGACGTAGGGTTTCAGATCGAGCACGGGTGTGCCATCCAGCATGTCGACGTCACGCACGTGCAGCGTGAGTCCGTCGACCCGCACGAGCTCGACCACCGAGAGGCCAATGGGGTTCGGCCGGTGGGGTGAGCGTGTCGCGAACACTCCGCGACGCTGGCGGCTCCGCGGCGGACGAACCTTGGCTCGCCAACCCTCCGCCCGGTCGAACCAGAACAGGACCCAGAGATAACGCCAGGTCTCGATGTCCGAGAGCGCGAACTCGAAGCCGCGGCCGGGCGTGAGCTCGATGCGGGCTTCGACCCCGCGAGCAGCAGCGGGCTGACGCGGCGCGCTCGACGGCTCGGTGAACGGTGAACGCACGATGCCAATCGGCTCGAGGGCGAGACGCGGGCTTTCGTCACTCACGCTGCAACCCTGCCACGGAAAATGGGCACTCGGCGCCGGCCTGCGCGAGCGCCCACGCCGACCCAGAAAGAGCTATTCGCTTCGCCAGGGACGCGGACGCGGGATGCCGATCACAGCGAACATTCGCCACCGACCCAGTTGCCACCCGCGTCGCTGCACACTTCTTCGACGGAGCGCGCAACCGACCACCAGTTGAGCTCGTCCACGTAGCCGTTCAACGCCACATCGCCCGAGCCGTTCTTGCCAACGACCAGGTCGCCCACCACGTATCCGAGCTGTCCGCCCGTCTCCGTGCGGTGCAGCTTGCCGTTGATGTACAGCCGCAGTGAAGCGCCGTCGTTGACCGCGGCAACGTGATTCCATCCCGAGTTCAGCACGCCTTGGTCACTGGTTACGATGGCCGAGCCCATGCTGGCTCGCACGAACGACACCTGAACGTTGCCCTGGCTGGTGCGGATGCGGACGCCGTCGCCACCCGCGGTGGTGCGCGACACGATGGTGCCCGCGGTCAGGCTGCTCAGCTTGACCCAGAACTCGATGGTCGCCGCCTTGACGAAGTCCAGCGAGCTCGAGCTCGGAATGGTGATGCGCCCGTCGCCTCCGGAGAAGCTCGCCGCTGAGCCAATCTTGCCGCCCTTGACCTGGCTGACGCCGCTGCCGAGCAGCGAACCGTGGTGGGAGTTACCCGACTCGTCCTTGACGGTCGTCGCGCCGATATCTTCGAAGCTCCACGAGCCCTCGAGACCGGCCGTCTTGGTCGGCTCGCCACCGCTTCCGCCAGCGCCGGCTTCACCTGCGGCGCCCGCAGCGCCAGCGGCCCCAGCTTGACCTCCACCGCCACCGCTACCCGTTGCGCCCGCGCTTCCGGGAGCGAGCCCGGTCGCCACGTTGCTCCCCGACACGTTGTCCTGCACGGGCGGCGCAGGCTCTGCGCCAATGCCGGCGGCATCGTCGTGGAACTCGGTCGGCGCAGCGCAGGCTGCGGTCGAGAGGAACGAAACTGCGGCGAGCTTGGCCGCGAGCCCAAGGAACGAGGTGCGGTTTGCCATGGCGGAGCAGGGTGTAGCTCCGATCGACGCGGCGCGCACGCACAAAAACATACATCGGCCCACAAATTCGCACACCGTCCCCATACAGTTGAATTTATTGAAGCTTTCACCGAGTCGCTCGTTCAGCGAGCGCAGGCGCGCCCCCCAGATGCCACCCGAACCCGAGCCGCGTACCCTGCGAGACATGACGACGATCAAGTCGGCGATGGCGGTTTCTCTGGCGCTCGGCCTGGTTGCGGGCTGCGGCAACGACGACGACAAGAAGAAGAGCTCGAATGACTCCGGGACACCGAGCGGATGGCAAGCCGCAGTCGGTGAAGACGGCACGTTCGCGCAGACCTTCGATGGTGTGAGCTGGAGCACGCGCGTGCTGAACGCGTACGATCTCTTCGGCGTCACCTGCGTCGGCAACCTCGACGGCTGGGCCGTCGGCGAGAGCGGATTCATCGGTCGTACGCGCGACGGCGGGCAAACCTGGCAGACACAAGCCAGCGGGACGACGCTCACGCTGCGCAGTGTTCACTTTGCTCATGACCATTTGCATTTTGCGACCAGCACATTGACCGGTGTCACTGCGGGCGACGCTGGGGTGCTCGCAGTCTCGATCAACGGAGGCGAAGACTGGAAGCTCGTGGACAGCGGAGTGACGAGCTCGCTGCGGGGTGCATCGAGCGCACTGAACGCCGATCTGTTCGTGATCGTTGGTGATGCCGGAACCGTGCTGCGGTCGACCGATCTGGGCGCGCACTTCAGCCGGCAGACTCTGGCCGGAGCCGGCGATCTGCGCGCGGTGGCCGTGGCACCGGGAGGCGAACTCATTCTCAGCGTCGACTCGAAGGGCCAGATCTGGGGCAGCACCGATCTCGGTCAGACCTTCCATGTCGAGGCCACGGCAGCAGCCCCACTGCACGCCGTGGCCGTCGCGCCCGATGGGTCGAAGGCCATCGCCGCCGGCGACGCGGGAACCGCGCTGCGACGCGATGCGAGCGGACACTGGAGTGTCGCGAACACCGGCAGCGCGCTCAGGCTGAACGCGGCGCTACTGACGCACGATGGTGTGCGGGAGTTCTTGGCGGGAGCGTCCGGGCTGCTCCTGCGCAGCGAAGATCAAGGGGCCAGCTGGCAGAGCGCACCCCTCGGTACGACCGCCAACCTGTACGGGCTCGAGGATCTCGACCCACACTGAAACCCCGCTCAGAACGGCACGGCAACGCTCGCCGCCAGTGGGGAGTGCTGCGGATCGAGCGCAAAGAACGTCGCGCTCAGCAGAAAATCGTACCAGAAGTGGATCGCAACCGGCGCGGCCAGACTGTAGTCGTGTGCCTGGTAGCTCACGCCGAGATAGCTGCCGAGTACGCCGATGAACGGCACACCGAACAGCAGGTACGGCAACTGTTGTTCGTGCGGGAGCGCCAGCGCGTTCGGCGCGTGCGCCGCGCCGAACACGACACTCGAGCCGACCAGCCCGGCTGTCGGTCCGCTCTCACGGGCCATCTGCGACAACAAGACCCCGCGGAAGAGTGACTCCTCACCGATCGCCACGTGACTGAACAGTCCTGCGCCGATGCCCCCGACGAGCGGGTAGCCGGTCTGGGGAGGGAACCTGCGTCCGAACAGGTTGGTGTCCTCCCCGAGGTGATCGGTCGTGAGCTGTTCGTCCACGATGGCAGAGAACGTGACGCCGAGGGCGAGCGTCACCAGCGTGCCCAGCCAGACGTCGATGTGCCCGACGACGTTCTTGTTGAACGGCGCCAGCAAGAGCTCGCCCGGCGTGTCCTCTGGCACGTACAACAAACGTCGAGCGAGCTGCTCCTGGAACAGCGCATCCGCGTAGGCGTAGGCATACACGTTCTGGAACGCCACCAGCGGAACCGCCGCCGCTGGGTGAGAGAACCCGTCGAACCCTCGCTTGCGACTGAGCCCCACAGCGACACCGGTGCCGAGCTCGGCCGCGCCGAGCGTGACCAGGGTTGCCCCCTCGGCGGTACGCCCTTGACAAAGCTGCGCCACCCCGGGGAACACGAGGCTCATCGCGGAGCCGCAGTCCGCGTCCTCCACGCTCTGGCTCGCGCTCTCTTCGCGCTCGCTCGGCGCCTGGTCGTGGTGGGTGCGAGCCGGGCGCATCGGCGGACCACAGGCGGTCAGGGCAAGGCAGAACCCAACCAGCCGACCGCGCGCCATGCTCGGCTCACAGTAGTCGCTTTGGCCGCGGGCCAAGCGCGAAAACCGGACCACGACCCGTTCCCAAGCGCAGCGCTCGAGCGACTCCGAGAAGCGAATCGGCGGGGCGCCAGGCGTGATACGCATGTCGGGTGAGCGCCGTGCTCGACCCCATT contains:
- the tsaA gene encoding tRNA (N6-threonylcarbamoyladenosine(37)-N6)-methyltransferase TrmO, translating into MSDESPRLALEPIGIVRSPFTEPSSAPRQPAAARGVEARIELTPGRGFEFALSDIETWRYLWVLFWFDRAEGWRAKVRPPRSRQRRGVFATRSPHRPNPIGLSVVELVRVDGLTLHVRDVDMLDGTPVLDLKPYVAYTDAVADAGAGWLKAEAQQDPGPRWEVSFAPRAAEQATFLASRYDLDLTAPVTAALALGPAPHPYRRIKRAGDAFSLAVKDWRARFTVEGSNVTVLGFATGYRARELSASTDLALEPHRSFVEVFGYPGDLA
- a CDS encoding LamG domain-containing protein, producing MANRTSFLGLAAKLAAVSFLSTAACAAPTEFHDDAAGIGAEPAPPVQDNVSGSNVATGLAPGSAGATGSGGGGGQAGAAGAAGAAGEAGAGGSGGEPTKTAGLEGSWSFEDIGATTVKDESGNSHHGSLLGSGVSQVKGGKIGSAASFSGGDGRITIPSSSSLDFVKAATIEFWVKLSSLTAGTIVSRTTAGGDGVRIRTSQGNVQVSFVRASMGSAIVTSDQGVLNSGWNHVAAVNDGASLRLYINGKLHRTETGGQLGYVVGDLVVGKNGSGDVALNGYVDELNWWSVARSVEEVCSDAGGNWVGGECSL
- a CDS encoding CPBP family intramembrane metalloprotease, coding for MARGRLVGFCLALTACGPPMRPARTHHDQAPSEREESASQSVEDADCGSAMSLVFPGVAQLCQGRTAEGATLVTLGAAELGTGVAVGLSRKRGFDGFSHPAAAVPLVAFQNVYAYAYADALFQEQLARRLLYVPEDTPGELLLAPFNKNVVGHIDVWLGTLVTLALGVTFSAIVDEQLTTDHLGEDTNLFGRRFPPQTGYPLVGGIGAGLFSHVAIGEESLFRGVLLSQMARESGPTAGLVGSSVVFGAAHAPNALALPHEQQLPYLLFGVPFIGVLGSYLGVSYQAHDYSLAAPVAIHFWYDFLLSATFFALDPQHSPLAASVAVPF